A single genomic interval of Shewanella psychropiezotolerans harbors:
- a CDS encoding DUF3325 domain-containing protein, whose protein sequence is MMISNLMVLSILWISYIAFGCLALAMFSNFRSTFKKAPTPLQSRGLYWSGWSILVLSYYLSVAKQGMVYGSIFFTGMLAVAGLLVILTLSYRAKSLPVFMATGLLASAGYLLT, encoded by the coding sequence ATGATGATCTCGAATCTAATGGTATTGAGTATCTTGTGGATCAGCTATATCGCATTTGGCTGTTTAGCATTGGCCATGTTTTCTAATTTCAGGAGTACCTTCAAAAAGGCCCCGACTCCATTGCAAAGTAGAGGCTTATATTGGTCTGGTTGGTCGATACTTGTCTTAAGCTATTATTTGAGTGTGGCTAAACAGGGTATGGTTTATGGCAGTATATTCTTTACTGGTATGCTTGCTGTCGCAGGATTATTAGTGATTCTCACCCTAAGTTACCGTGCTAAGTCTCTGCCAGTTTTTATGGCCACAGGACTATTGGCAAGCGCCGGTTATCTCTTAACTTAA
- a CDS encoding PepSY-associated TM helix domain-containing protein translates to MKDSFFRSMTWLHTWVGLLVCWILLVVFFAGSMSYFRHEISLWTKPELHSGTFQHYHANELGKQLASGQKFLNERTDNARDWRIYLPTERRPYLSYGWQNQPEAGQRRGEFHELIVKPDSEEMISEVRESKGGNFFYRLHFDLHYIPAKFARWIVGLCTMFMLVALISGIVIHKRIFKDFFSFRRNKRSRSWLDAHNVSSVIALPYHLMITYTGLITLMFMYMPWAIVTNYDGDNQAFRAELNPSRVQTKPSGQDANLISAASLLPQVKRYWGEAPIKQVIISAPHDSNSRISFYRNNEQLVTDKRTQIVFNGVTGELITMSPMEESATHATYDTLMSLHTARFSDFILRLFFFFCGLLGCAMIATGALLWAVKIRQKQQKQINKGEPASFGLRLVEGLNLTFIAGLPLATSVFFYANRILPLEIQDRAQWEADSFFIALGLVGLLACFNRSLSSWRLVLSIGGLGLISLPLLNALTSPSNIIDNIVSGQWALVGFDLLSCLLGLGLLFAIKKLNTSSKPKSAAIKKNTAAESQRQNLASENPLTAKVKEEAL, encoded by the coding sequence ATGAAAGATTCTTTTTTTCGCTCTATGACCTGGCTCCATACTTGGGTCGGCCTGCTCGTCTGCTGGATACTTCTTGTCGTCTTTTTTGCAGGCAGCATGAGTTATTTCCGTCACGAGATATCATTGTGGACCAAACCTGAATTGCATTCAGGTACATTCCAACATTATCACGCTAATGAGCTTGGCAAACAGTTAGCGTCGGGACAGAAATTCTTAAACGAACGAACCGATAATGCGAGGGACTGGCGTATCTACCTGCCCACTGAGCGCAGACCTTATCTTAGCTATGGCTGGCAAAATCAACCGGAAGCAGGCCAACGTCGCGGTGAATTTCATGAATTGATCGTTAAACCCGATAGTGAAGAGATGATCAGTGAAGTACGTGAGTCTAAGGGCGGTAATTTTTTCTACCGATTACACTTTGACCTTCATTATATACCGGCTAAGTTTGCCCGTTGGATAGTGGGCTTGTGCACCATGTTTATGCTGGTCGCCTTAATCAGCGGGATTGTCATCCATAAACGAATATTTAAAGACTTCTTCAGTTTCAGACGTAATAAGCGCAGCCGTTCCTGGCTTGATGCCCACAATGTCAGCTCAGTGATAGCACTGCCCTACCACTTGATGATCACCTATACGGGTCTCATCACCTTGATGTTTATGTATATGCCTTGGGCAATTGTCACTAATTATGACGGTGATAACCAAGCCTTTCGCGCAGAGTTAAATCCATCTAGGGTACAAACAAAGCCTAGTGGTCAAGATGCTAATCTTATTTCTGCAGCTAGCTTATTGCCACAAGTAAAGCGTTACTGGGGAGAGGCGCCGATTAAACAAGTGATCATCTCTGCGCCACATGACAGCAATAGCCGTATCAGCTTCTATCGTAACAATGAACAACTGGTCACCGACAAACGTACTCAAATCGTATTTAACGGAGTGACAGGTGAGCTAATTACCATGTCACCGATGGAAGAGTCTGCGACTCATGCAACCTACGACACCTTAATGTCATTGCATACGGCGAGATTTTCAGACTTCATTCTACGGCTATTTTTCTTTTTCTGTGGCTTATTAGGCTGCGCCATGATCGCAACAGGCGCACTACTTTGGGCGGTAAAAATCCGCCAGAAGCAGCAGAAACAGATAAACAAAGGCGAGCCGGCGAGTTTTGGTCTGCGATTGGTCGAAGGGCTGAACCTGACGTTTATTGCAGGGTTACCCTTAGCGACATCGGTTTTCTTCTACGCCAACCGTATACTGCCACTCGAGATACAAGATAGGGCGCAATGGGAAGCCGATAGCTTCTTTATCGCCCTTGGCTTAGTGGGATTATTAGCCTGTTTTAATCGCAGCCTGAGCAGTTGGCGACTCGTTTTGAGCATTGGGGGCCTTGGCTTAATTTCTCTGCCTCTACTCAACGCCTTAACCTCTCCGAGCAATATTATCGACAATATTGTCAGCGGACAGTGGGCCTTAGTGGGTTTTGACCTCTTATCTTGCTTATTAGGCTTAGGGTTACTTTTCGCTATCAAAAAACTCAACACTTCGAGTAAACCTAAATCAGCAGCCATCAAGAAAAATACGGCAGCAGAGTCTCAGCGACAAAACTTAGCGAGTGAAAATCCCCTTACAGCTAAAGTGAAGGAAGAAGCCCTATGA
- a CDS encoding sigma-70 family RNA polymerase sigma factor has product MLNYASGDTSAFETLYLKHKGGLYRYFVRQIGDKQLAEDLYQETWGRIIKSAASYQADAKFTTWLYRIAHNLLIDHVRAVKPVDLFSETFTEEQDGEAFLPSDEMSPDRAMEDSFKASLLKRCIALLPTVQKEALLLNMEAGFTAGAIADIVGVTLEATKSRIRYANQGLKTCVMNKWQEVQNER; this is encoded by the coding sequence ATGCTGAACTATGCCAGTGGAGACACCTCGGCATTTGAAACTCTCTATCTAAAACATAAGGGTGGCTTGTATCGTTATTTTGTCCGCCAGATAGGGGATAAGCAGCTAGCGGAAGACCTCTATCAGGAGACATGGGGGCGGATCATCAAGTCTGCTGCCAGTTACCAGGCCGATGCTAAATTTACGACTTGGCTCTATCGGATTGCCCATAACTTGCTTATCGACCATGTCAGGGCAGTGAAACCTGTCGACCTGTTTAGCGAGACCTTTACCGAAGAGCAAGATGGCGAAGCGTTTCTGCCCAGTGATGAAATGTCACCGGACAGGGCGATGGAGGATAGTTTCAAGGCTAGCCTGCTTAAGCGTTGCATAGCATTATTGCCAACGGTGCAGAAAGAAGCCTTGTTACTGAATATGGAGGCGGGCTTTACCGCCGGCGCCATCGCAGATATTGTCGGCGTGACACTCGAAGCGACCAAGAGTCGAATTCGCTATGCCAACCAAGGTCTGAAAACCTGTGTGATGAATAAGTGGCAGGAGGTTCAAAATGAAAGATGA
- a CDS encoding lipid-binding SYLF domain-containing protein, with amino-acid sequence MTFNLTRLVKAAAIVTPLILVGCATGNTPESKKNNARAETNEALQEIYKEHAGAKSAVANSVAYVTCTGSNSYLFALSTGGGVCVLNEKGTISYYRFATGGVGAGIGWKQVGFVQVFMNRDALNRFKEAGFEGQAQAEASAEYEGSGDQASANQSVDVEGVKTYQVNLMGAAAQATVQAYKYWKTDFTDDFIEKEG; translated from the coding sequence ATGACATTTAATCTTACTCGTTTAGTTAAAGCTGCTGCTATCGTGACTCCGCTGATATTAGTTGGTTGTGCTACAGGCAATACACCAGAATCTAAAAAAAACAATGCGCGCGCAGAAACTAATGAGGCGTTGCAGGAAATATATAAGGAGCATGCCGGGGCTAAGTCGGCCGTAGCCAACTCTGTAGCCTATGTGACTTGTACTGGCAGTAACAGTTATCTGTTTGCACTTTCAACTGGTGGTGGGGTCTGCGTACTGAATGAAAAAGGGACCATCTCTTATTACCGTTTTGCCACGGGCGGTGTCGGTGCTGGGATTGGCTGGAAACAAGTGGGTTTTGTACAGGTGTTTATGAATCGTGATGCGCTGAATCGTTTTAAGGAGGCGGGGTTTGAAGGTCAGGCTCAGGCGGAGGCCAGTGCCGAGTATGAGGGGAGTGGCGATCAAGCCTCAGCCAACCAGTCGGTGGATGTCGAAGGGGTGAAAACCTATCAGGTAAACTTGATGGGTGCTGCCGCCCAAGCCACGGTTCAAGCTTATAAGTACTGGAAGACAGATTTTACCGATGACTTTATTGAGAAAGAGGGATAA
- a CDS encoding vWA domain-containing protein codes for MTHLKADSTSHSAVQQLTKMKRVKGFQLSLISVSLLLALTACGGQQSDAEKDSAAATEHQLQEEVKEQQLAVPKQEIAQADQNTPEGINPQSQPIRVQANDAMIGHRALAEQVSTDDDKSADMSISISSGIYGAGKQASERMIKMKSLSRNHIMGQMSAPGLPPFREASNRDNFSRHTANGIMVAGEIPVSTFSIDTDTGSYTTLRRWINQGRLPEKGTVRVEEMINYFNYQYSTPSTVEQPFSVNTELAPSPYNEHKMLLRIGLKGYEVDKSQLGASNLVFLLDVSGSMNSQDKLPLLKTSLKMLSQQLSEQDHVSIVVYAGASGVVLDGVKGNDTQAINQALNSLKAGGSTNGGAGIQQAYRLAQKHFIQGGVNRVILATDGDFNVGTTDHQALMELIAAKRDKGIALTTLGFGQGNYNDHLMEQLADKGNGHYAYIDTLNEARKVLVDELSSTLLTIAKDVKIQVEFNPAIVAEYRLIGYENRALNREDFNNDKVDAGEIGAGHRVTALYEISYVDSPNQANDKLRYGYDDATGTEKYSRDEIAFLKLRYKPIGEDSSRLISYAIRRDSGVKSLAQASDDYRFSAAVAGLGQLINQNLYTHDLSYSKVIDLANSAMGQDAFGYRHEFVQLAKTARLLAGQEAVVDGENMSSIIHPIKPMPKSKVEVQPKYIAPHIIPIPLSL; via the coding sequence ATGACTCATTTGAAAGCAGATTCAACCTCTCATTCTGCAGTTCAGCAACTCACTAAAATGAAAAGAGTGAAAGGGTTTCAATTATCACTCATTTCGGTTTCCCTACTATTGGCCTTGACTGCCTGTGGCGGTCAGCAGAGTGATGCAGAAAAAGACAGCGCAGCAGCGACGGAGCATCAGCTGCAAGAAGAGGTAAAGGAGCAGCAACTCGCTGTGCCTAAGCAAGAGATAGCCCAAGCTGACCAGAATACGCCTGAAGGAATTAATCCTCAGAGCCAGCCTATAAGAGTACAAGCCAATGATGCCATGATTGGCCATCGAGCACTGGCCGAGCAAGTCAGCACAGATGATGATAAATCTGCCGATATGTCTATCTCTATATCGAGTGGTATCTACGGGGCAGGCAAACAGGCCAGTGAGCGTATGATTAAGATGAAATCCTTAAGTCGCAATCATATCATGGGGCAGATGAGTGCTCCGGGTTTGCCGCCGTTTAGAGAAGCTAGCAACAGGGATAATTTTTCGAGGCACACTGCCAATGGCATCATGGTGGCGGGGGAGATCCCGGTATCCACCTTCTCAATCGATACCGATACTGGTAGTTATACGACACTGAGGCGCTGGATCAATCAGGGACGCCTGCCAGAGAAGGGCACGGTTAGAGTCGAGGAGATGATCAATTATTTTAATTATCAATATTCTACTCCTTCAACAGTCGAGCAGCCATTCAGTGTTAATACCGAGCTGGCACCGTCTCCTTACAATGAGCATAAGATGTTGCTCAGGATTGGCCTCAAGGGATATGAGGTCGATAAGTCCCAGCTAGGGGCGAGCAATTTAGTCTTTCTGCTCGATGTCTCTGGCTCGATGAACTCGCAAGATAAATTACCTTTGTTAAAGACATCATTGAAGATGTTATCCCAGCAACTGAGTGAGCAAGACCATGTCTCCATCGTTGTCTATGCTGGCGCATCGGGTGTGGTACTCGATGGGGTAAAAGGCAATGACACTCAGGCGATTAATCAGGCATTGAATAGCCTCAAGGCAGGGGGCTCAACTAATGGCGGCGCCGGGATCCAGCAGGCCTATCGACTTGCGCAGAAACATTTCATCCAAGGTGGCGTCAATCGGGTGATCTTGGCTACCGACGGAGATTTTAATGTCGGCACCACAGATCATCAGGCCTTGATGGAGCTGATAGCAGCCAAACGTGACAAAGGCATAGCCCTAACGACCTTAGGTTTCGGCCAAGGAAATTATAACGATCATTTGATGGAACAACTTGCCGATAAGGGTAATGGTCATTATGCCTACATAGATACGCTCAATGAGGCGCGTAAGGTGCTGGTGGATGAGCTGAGTTCGACCCTGTTGACCATAGCCAAAGATGTGAAGATTCAAGTGGAGTTTAATCCGGCAATCGTCGCCGAATATCGTTTGATAGGCTATGAGAACCGAGCCCTTAATCGTGAAGATTTTAATAATGACAAGGTGGATGCCGGCGAGATTGGGGCTGGTCACAGGGTCACCGCACTCTATGAGATAAGCTATGTCGATAGTCCCAACCAGGCCAACGACAAACTCAGATATGGTTATGATGATGCCACTGGCACGGAGAAATATAGCCGGGATGAGATAGCCTTTCTGAAGTTGCGATATAAACCCATAGGGGAAGATAGCAGCCGCTTGATCTCATATGCGATTCGCCGAGACTCAGGGGTTAAGAGCTTAGCCCAGGCGAGCGATGACTATAGATTTTCCGCCGCAGTTGCCGGACTGGGGCAATTGATTAATCAGAATCTCTATACCCACGACTTGAGCTATTCCAAGGTGATCGACTTAGCTAATTCTGCAATGGGCCAAGACGCGTTCGGCTATCGTCATGAGTTTGTGCAGCTAGCTAAGACAGCTCGCCTGTTGGCAGGGCAAGAGGCTGTTGTTGATGGAGAAAACATGTCGAGTATCATTCACCCCATAAAACCTATGCCTAAATCTAAGGTCGAAGTTCAACCTAAATACATAGCGCCACATATAATACCAATTCCATTAAGTTTATGA
- a CDS encoding AI-2E family transporter — protein sequence MYSFWDKSSTNLDNVIKTHREEIKNLATKGAAVLGGFGMTVLQFVISIIIGGVFITNTKGASDVCHKIAVRLAGSYGAEFSALSVATVRSVVQGVIGVAFIQSILSGIGMGLVGVPATGIWMLAVLILAIVQLPPILVLAPIIAYVFSVESSSVAIMFMVWAILVSASDAFLKPMLMGRGVDIPMLIILLGAIGGMMMSGIVGLFVGAVVMGLGYKLFIAWIDNEPSNVSQDDTVDTEVK from the coding sequence TTGTATAGCTTCTGGGATAAATCATCGACGAATTTAGATAACGTCATTAAAACCCATCGTGAAGAGATTAAAAATTTAGCAACTAAAGGTGCCGCTGTCCTAGGTGGTTTCGGCATGACTGTACTGCAGTTTGTTATCTCAATTATCATTGGTGGTGTCTTTATTACCAATACTAAAGGGGCAAGCGACGTTTGCCACAAGATAGCAGTCAGGCTAGCAGGTTCTTATGGTGCTGAGTTTTCAGCCTTGTCGGTTGCCACTGTCCGTAGTGTGGTTCAAGGTGTGATAGGGGTTGCATTTATACAGTCTATTCTATCAGGCATAGGCATGGGATTAGTCGGTGTACCGGCAACTGGGATCTGGATGTTGGCCGTGCTAATTCTAGCCATAGTGCAACTTCCACCCATCTTAGTTCTGGCTCCGATCATAGCCTATGTTTTTTCAGTTGAGAGCTCATCGGTTGCTATCATGTTTATGGTTTGGGCCATCTTAGTCAGTGCTAGTGATGCCTTTCTTAAGCCTATGTTGATGGGCCGTGGCGTCGATATCCCTATGCTTATCATTTTACTCGGTGCCATTGGTGGCATGATGATGTCGGGAATTGTGGGCTTATTTGTAGGCGCGGTAGTGATGGGCTTGGGCTATAAATTGTTTATTGCCTGGATAGACAATGAGCCAAGCAATGTGAGTCAAGATGACACTGTCGATACAGAGGTTAAGTAA
- a CDS encoding helix-turn-helix domain-containing protein has product MSVRTLQRRLAAEKVSYSAVIEERIQSQAVDLMLDKTIPVTRISSTLGYSDVAHFSRAFKRMTGLSPRAYRKSLEL; this is encoded by the coding sequence ATGAGTGTAAGAACGCTGCAACGTCGATTAGCCGCTGAAAAGGTGAGCTATTCAGCGGTTATTGAAGAGAGAATACAGTCACAAGCGGTTGACTTGATGTTAGATAAAACGATACCCGTTACCCGCATCTCATCGACACTAGGCTATTCTGATGTCGCCCATTTCTCTAGGGCATTTAAACGAATGACAGGCCTGTCACCACGTGCTTATCGTAAAAGCCTTGAGTTGTAG
- a CDS encoding OsmC family protein, producing MAFTLEVSWETDNRPIVEGEFCRDHTIHFGSGQLIQASSAPEYKGSNTKVNPEEQLLGALSSCHMLTFLTIAHLKRLKVLSYKDVATAELGKNEAGKISILKITLKPVVIFDTDQEVSEAVLDKIHDKAHANCFIANSLSAEIEVIY from the coding sequence ATGGCTTTCACCTTGGAAGTGAGCTGGGAAACTGATAATCGACCGATAGTCGAAGGGGAATTCTGTCGAGATCACACGATACACTTTGGTAGCGGTCAACTAATTCAAGCATCATCGGCTCCTGAATACAAAGGCAGTAATACTAAGGTTAACCCTGAAGAGCAATTGCTAGGTGCTTTAAGCTCCTGTCATATGCTGACTTTTCTCACTATCGCCCACCTCAAACGATTAAAGGTATTGAGCTATAAAGATGTCGCGACGGCAGAGCTCGGTAAAAATGAGGCGGGAAAAATATCCATATTAAAAATAACATTGAAGCCAGTCGTTATCTTCGATACAGATCAGGAAGTGAGTGAAGCTGTGTTAGATAAAATTCATGACAAGGCCCATGCGAACTGCTTTATAGCGAACAGCTTATCTGCCGAAATTGAAGTTATTTACTAG
- a CDS encoding AraC family transcriptional regulator ligand-binding domain-containing protein yields MPPSSPAQIVPLFNAEYTVTLVNLLRTLDRDIYPLISMAGLPENILETEYDFVPEAPVINLLELIFEKAGQKKYAELIWYACRNIFIPRFIARIKQDVTLKDALRTFIDLMHTETTHTHIQLRHLAGKNWFIRDRRQSLDHSHHLAEQFALIFMVELIRGLTRSDWAPTDVVMRYNNSQVLKDALLLKRVQFYTERSVCAICLTDAELEQKVKHKLDWGQKKYQVPAIAPSAFLATFRGAITPISSWDVCLLLKRRSYSI; encoded by the coding sequence ATGCCGCCTTCAAGTCCTGCTCAGATTGTGCCTCTTTTTAACGCTGAATATACTGTTACGCTTGTTAACCTATTAAGAACGTTAGATAGAGATATCTATCCGCTTATCTCCATGGCTGGGCTTCCTGAGAACATATTAGAGACAGAGTATGACTTTGTCCCCGAAGCCCCGGTGATTAATCTGCTTGAACTCATTTTTGAGAAAGCGGGGCAAAAGAAGTATGCAGAGTTGATCTGGTATGCCTGCCGCAATATATTTATTCCAAGATTTATAGCTCGAATAAAGCAAGATGTTACATTAAAAGACGCACTTCGCACATTCATTGACTTAATGCATACCGAAACAACTCACACTCATATTCAACTTCGCCACTTAGCAGGAAAAAACTGGTTTATTCGCGACAGAAGGCAGAGCCTAGATCACAGCCATCATCTTGCTGAACAGTTTGCATTGATCTTTATGGTGGAGTTGATCCGTGGTCTTACCCGCAGTGATTGGGCCCCTACGGATGTGGTGATGCGATATAATAATTCCCAAGTGCTCAAAGACGCACTCTTACTCAAAAGAGTCCAGTTCTACACTGAGCGTTCTGTTTGTGCTATTTGCTTAACCGATGCGGAACTTGAGCAGAAGGTGAAACATAAGCTTGACTGGGGGCAAAAAAAATATCAAGTTCCTGCTATTGCCCCCTCGGCTTTTTTAGCGACTTTTAGAGGAGCCATCACCCCTATATCATCATGGGACGTTTGCCTATTACTCAAGCGGCGATCATACTCAATATGA
- a CDS encoding S41 family peptidase, translating into MKLRLSVACTLLALGSLSSSAAFSADAIYPGYFRAPALSDNTLVFTAEGDLWTKSLDQSQAQRLTSLPAEELGATVSKDGEWVAYVANYEGSSEVYVIPIKGGQAKRISFENSRVRVQGWTADGQVLYATDNAFGPANYWVLRSVNPDTLETQDLPLADAIEGTIDDQGEYLYFTRFGLQTTGDNAKVYRGGAKGELWRFKLGSKAEAERLTSGHIGSVRQPMLWDDRLYFVSDSDGNDNIWSMTLDGKAFKQHTQFTDWQVRGARIDNGRIVFQLGADIKLYDIAANSTRVLDINLVSDFPQRREHWVNDPMKYATSTRLSPSANKVVITARSHVAVAATDGSRLVEIALAGNSRIRNAEMSPDGKWVYGISDASGEQEIWRFAADGGNGAKQLTDNGHTLRMSLSVSPDGRYIASDDYDGNLWLLDLKKNRHKKIITQGEGLGPYADIVWSGDSQFIAVTKSEIGKPRPQIVLYSLAKQRAETLTSDKYESYSPAFSIDGHWLYFLSDRQFKSTPTSPWGDRNLGPMFDKRTQIFALALDKDARFAFQKPNELFKPEADDKDETSSTKVSVDWDGLSQRLWQVPVASGNYSALTANKDGLYFLDRAAARGSKPSLKLVKFDPLSPKVETFAKGVASYSLSADGEKLFIRKSNHGGKDMLIVDAGDKLPKELTNAKVQIQQWQLAIEPRLEWQQMFEDAWLMHRDSFYDKKMRGLDWQATKAKYQPLVDRLTDRHELNDLFKQMMGELDSLHSQVRGGDLDKDKQMAKAASLGARLEQTKTGVKITHIYQNDPELPAQAAPLAKVSVDAEVGDIIVAINGKKVTNVADVTRFLRNQAKKQVLLQLKRGNKQHKTIVKPVTIRSDAKLRYLDWVNHNGTKVSDTSEGKIGYLHLYAMGSGDIASFAREFYANYEKDGLIIDVRRNRGGNIDSWIIEKLLRRTWAFWQPTRGTPNANMQQTFRGHLVVLTDELTYSDGETFAAGIKALGIAPLIGKQTAGAGVWLSGRNSLTDKGMARVAEYPQYAMDGRWILEGRGVSPDIEVDNLPYATFTGGDAQLEKAISYLKDELVQKPIKPLEALPLAGQSMADDINSK; encoded by the coding sequence ATGAAACTTCGCCTTTCAGTTGCCTGTACCTTGTTAGCGCTCGGCAGCCTAAGTTCTTCGGCCGCTTTTTCTGCAGATGCTATTTATCCAGGTTACTTTCGCGCCCCAGCACTGAGTGACAATACCTTAGTGTTCACCGCTGAGGGCGACCTCTGGACCAAGAGTCTGGATCAGAGCCAGGCTCAGAGGCTGACCAGTTTGCCGGCGGAAGAGTTAGGGGCAACAGTATCGAAAGATGGCGAGTGGGTAGCCTATGTGGCTAACTACGAAGGTAGCAGCGAAGTGTATGTTATTCCTATCAAAGGTGGTCAGGCGAAGAGGATAAGTTTCGAAAATAGCCGGGTGCGAGTACAGGGCTGGACAGCCGATGGCCAGGTCTTGTATGCCACAGATAATGCCTTCGGTCCTGCCAACTATTGGGTGCTCAGAAGTGTTAATCCTGACACCTTAGAGACTCAGGACTTGCCTCTTGCCGATGCCATCGAAGGGACTATCGATGATCAAGGTGAGTATCTGTATTTCACACGTTTTGGTTTACAGACTACCGGCGACAACGCCAAGGTGTATCGCGGTGGCGCCAAAGGCGAGCTGTGGCGTTTCAAATTGGGCTCAAAGGCTGAGGCCGAGCGCTTAACATCGGGCCACATAGGTTCAGTGCGTCAACCCATGCTCTGGGATGACCGCCTCTATTTCGTTAGCGACAGTGATGGTAACGATAACATCTGGTCCATGACATTAGATGGCAAAGCGTTTAAGCAGCATACCCAATTTACCGATTGGCAGGTACGTGGTGCACGCATCGATAATGGCCGCATCGTGTTTCAGCTGGGTGCCGATATCAAGCTCTACGATATCGCAGCCAATAGCACCCGTGTATTAGATATTAACTTAGTGTCTGATTTTCCACAGCGTCGTGAGCATTGGGTTAACGATCCTATGAAGTACGCCACGTCTACTCGTCTGTCACCTTCTGCAAACAAGGTCGTGATAACGGCAAGAAGTCATGTGGCCGTCGCGGCCACAGATGGTTCTCGTCTGGTGGAAATAGCCCTTGCAGGCAACAGTCGTATTCGTAATGCAGAGATGAGTCCAGATGGAAAATGGGTCTACGGGATCAGCGATGCCTCTGGTGAGCAAGAGATCTGGCGCTTCGCAGCCGATGGCGGTAATGGCGCTAAACAGTTAACCGATAATGGTCACACCTTACGTATGTCGCTCAGTGTTTCGCCGGATGGAAGATACATTGCCAGTGATGATTATGACGGTAACTTGTGGTTACTGGACCTTAAGAAGAATAGGCACAAGAAGATCATCACCCAAGGCGAAGGTCTGGGGCCCTATGCCGATATCGTTTGGTCGGGTGACAGTCAGTTTATCGCTGTCACTAAATCAGAGATTGGCAAACCCAGACCTCAAATTGTGCTTTATTCATTAGCTAAACAGCGTGCTGAGACCCTGACCAGTGACAAGTATGAATCCTATTCCCCCGCGTTTAGCATCGATGGTCACTGGCTCTATTTCCTCTCCGACAGGCAGTTTAAGTCGACGCCTACCTCGCCCTGGGGCGACCGTAACTTAGGACCAATGTTTGACAAACGTACCCAAATTTTTGCCCTGGCATTAGATAAAGATGCCAGGTTTGCCTTTCAGAAACCCAATGAGTTATTTAAGCCAGAAGCCGATGACAAAGATGAGACATCATCGACTAAGGTGAGCGTCGACTGGGATGGTTTGAGTCAGAGACTGTGGCAAGTTCCGGTGGCTTCTGGTAACTATTCCGCCTTGACGGCGAACAAGGATGGCCTCTACTTTCTCGATCGCGCTGCCGCTCGTGGCAGTAAGCCTAGCTTGAAGCTGGTGAAGTTCGATCCTCTAAGCCCAAAAGTGGAGACATTTGCTAAAGGTGTCGCCAGTTACAGCTTATCGGCAGACGGTGAGAAGTTGTTTATTCGTAAGTCTAATCATGGCGGCAAAGATATGCTTATTGTCGATGCCGGTGATAAATTGCCAAAAGAACTAACCAATGCCAAGGTTCAGATCCAGCAATGGCAGCTCGCCATAGAGCCAAGGCTTGAGTGGCAACAGATGTTTGAAGATGCCTGGTTAATGCACAGAGATTCTTTCTACGATAAGAAGATGCGCGGCCTGGATTGGCAGGCGACTAAGGCTAAATACCAGCCTTTGGTAGACAGACTCACGGACAGACACGAGCTTAACGATCTGTTTAAGCAGATGATGGGAGAGCTGGATTCGCTCCACTCTCAGGTTCGCGGTGGCGATCTGGACAAAGATAAGCAGATGGCCAAAGCCGCCAGTTTAGGTGCGCGTCTCGAGCAGACGAAAACTGGCGTTAAGATCACTCACATCTACCAGAATGACCCCGAGCTACCCGCTCAAGCCGCGCCACTGGCTAAGGTGAGCGTCGATGCCGAGGTGGGGGATATCATCGTCGCTATTAACGGTAAGAAGGTGACCAATGTTGCCGATGTGACCCGTTTCCTGAGAAATCAGGCGAAGAAGCAGGTATTGCTCCAGCTTAAACGTGGTAATAAACAACATAAAACCATAGTGAAGCCAGTGACGATCCGCAGTGATGCCAAGCTCAGATACTTAGACTGGGTTAACCATAACGGCACTAAGGTGAGTGACACTAGTGAAGGTAAAATTGGTTACTTACATCTCTATGCCATGGGCAGCGGCGACATTGCCAGCTTCGCCCGAGAGTTTTACGCTAACTATGAGAAAGATGGGCTGATCATAGATGTGCGTCGTAATCGAGGCGGTAATATAGACAGCTGGATCATCGAAAAATTACTGCGCCGTACCTGGGCATTCTGGCAACCGACTCGTGGCACCCCAAATGCTAATATGCAGCAGACCTTCCGCGGGCATTTGGTTGTGTTGACCGATGAACTCACCTATTCAGATGGTGAGACCTTCGCTGCCGGCATTAAGGCCTTGGGCATAGCGCCACTTATCGGTAAACAGACAGCTGGGGCCGGTGTCTGGCTGTCGGGGCGTAATTCCCTGACAGACAAAGGCATGGCGCGCGTCGCCGAATATCCTCAATATGCCATGGACGGTCGCTGGATCCTCGAAGGCCGGGGAGTGAGTCCGGATATCGAGGTGGATAACTTGCCTTATGCCACCTTTACAGGTGGTGACGCTCAGCTTGAAAAAGCTATTTCATACCTTAAAGATGAGCTGGTACAGAAGCCGATAAAGCCACTCGAGGCGTTGCCGCTTGCAGGGCAATCTATGGCTGACGACATAAACAGTAAATAA